In Flavobacteriales bacterium, the following proteins share a genomic window:
- a CDS encoding T9SS type A sorting domain-containing protein, with protein sequence MPGKRTTIIFGKISFISFFFLFHFYGINAQSITPYVISSSAGVASNAQIELNSNPGELISSTLSSNGITFTQGFLQPEIYTVGIPELNPINLYVFPNPFSDSFTMRIEGSDEALEVKLYSLSGQIVFQSKLNTGVNLYQPDLPALNSGYYFLNILGVNSGRTYQFKLVKL encoded by the coding sequence ATGCCTGGGAAAAGAACTACGATAATTTTTGGAAAAATTTCATTCATTAGTTTTTTCTTTTTATTTCATTTTTATGGAATAAATGCGCAGTCTATTACTCCATATGTAATAAGCTCATCGGCAGGAGTAGCTTCCAACGCACAGATTGAATTAAATTCGAATCCCGGCGAATTAATTTCCAGTACACTTTCTTCTAATGGAATTACTTTTACTCAAGGATTTCTTCAACCTGAAATTTACACGGTTGGAATACCGGAATTGAACCCAATCAACTTATATGTTTTTCCAAATCCCTTTTCGGATTCATTTACCATGCGCATTGAAGGAAGTGATGAAGCTTTGGAAGTAAAATTGTATTCCTTGAGCGGACAAATTGTTTTTCAAAGCAAATTAAATACTGGGGTTAATTTGTACCAACCAGATTTACCGGCATTAAATTCAGGATACTATTTTCTGAATATTCTAGGTGTGAATAGTGGCAGGACCTATCAATTCAAACTCGTAAAGTTATGA